In Papaver somniferum cultivar HN1 chromosome 1, ASM357369v1, whole genome shotgun sequence, a genomic segment contains:
- the LOC113331120 gene encoding uncharacterized protein LOC113331120, which yields MVISLLLRGLARRSQISTCLSSYESVCRNVNTPMLPWASFILGSRALCSKPGAAAQNESKTLSVSNPTKIVFKYVCASDQPLEDSKCFKIRKIIETPTGDALFQLINGGDKYYSMSTFFLTIPGNYVIAAQSFSGRRVSLLVVYFPPLFEKNLYSLLNKAKSDLGFTSVGVVADERTEDSIPSGTNSGSGRVTIPCDLYNVVLDRIWDIIRSGDKIVSDSDTGCIELILDFHDFLDIRIWEMITNGDKTVLENIVSQLKKNGFDFMEDPLAFQKLEQAVERAIARGSNAIKLILPVPAGHPEVSTTVSWYTSDDCFVPCSTSGDC from the exons ATGGTGATTTCTTTACTACTTAGAGGTCTTGCTCGTCGTAGTCAGATTTCAACTTGTCTCTCTTCTTATGAATCT GTGTGTAGGAATGTTAACACTCCAATGCTTCCATGGGCTAGTTTCATATTGGGTAGTAGAGCACTCTG CTCAAAACCAGGTGCAGCTGCACAG AATGAAAGCAAGACACTATCTGTGTCCAACCCAACAAAGATAGTTTTCAAGTATGTATGTGCCAGTGACCAGCCTCTAGAAGATAGTAAGtgcttcaaaataagaaagataaTTGAGACTCCTACTGGAGATGCACTCTTTCAACTCATTAACGGAGGTGATAAATATTATTCCATGAGCACTTTTTTTCTCACCATTCCGGGAAATTATGTGATTGCTGCGCAGTCATTCAGTGGACGAAGAGTATCACTGCTTGTTGTTTACTTCCCTCCCTTATTCGAAAAGAATCTATATAGTTTGTTGAATAAGGCAAAATCAGATTTAGGTTTTACATCAGTTGGCGTGGTTGCTGACGAGAGAACCGAGGACTCAATTCCCAGTGGGACAAACTCAGGCTCTGGACGTGTTACAATCCCTTGCGATCTTTATAATGTAGTTTTAGATCGCATTTGG GACATTATAAGGAGCGGTGACAAGATAGTGTCAGACTCAGACACTGGATGTATCGAACTCATCCTCGATTTTCATGATTTCCTTGATATTCGTATATGG GAAATGATAACAAATGGTGATAAGACAGTGCTGGAAAACATTGTGAGCCAGTTAAAGAAAAATGGATTTGACTTCATGGAAGATCCACTGGCTTTCCAAAAGCTTGAGCAAGCCGTTGAGAGGGCAATAGCACGAGGGTCAAATGCCATCAAGCTTATTCTGCCAGTTCCTGCTGGTCATCCTGAAGTGAGTACGACAGTCAGTTGGTACACAAGTGATGACTGCTTCGTTCCTTGTAGCACAAGTGGTGATTGCTAG
- the LOC113331128 gene encoding heat shock 70 kDa protein F, mitochondrial-like has translation MGGTKCQPMSSFFVYVLGISLEAAESFSGRRVISLRIIKPPLFNLDLCSLLTKAEAVYGFNVGSVIADEKIRDLYPSGTNPGTKVITIAADFDDLLLDRIREIIRRGDKIVINSAYSDNFITLTVDLNDFLEIRVWEIVTHGDKTVLEMIVGELRRNGFDFAKDPLALQKVEQAVERAIARGSSTIKLNLPVTSGPEMSMTVSWGTSDGSFYARCCPSSIRPW, from the exons ATGGGAGGTACTAAATGTCAACCCATGAGCAGTTTCTTTGTCTATGTTTTGGGAATTTCTTTGGAAGCTGCGGAGTCATTCAGCGGAAGAAGAGTAATATCGCTTCGTATTATAAAACCTCCATTATTCAATCTGGATCTGTGTAGTTTGTTGACCAAGGCAGAAGCAGTCTATGGTTTTAATGTTGGCAGCGTGATTGCTGACGAGAAAATTCGGGACTTATATCCCAGTGGGACGAACCCAGGCACCAAAGTTATTACAATCGCTGCTGATTTTGATGATCTTCTCTTAGATCGTATTCGG GAAATAATAAGGAGGGGTGACAAGATAGTGATAAACTCAGCCTACTCAGACAATTTTATTACACTCACCGTCGATCTTAATGATTTCCTTGAAATACGTGTTTGG GAGATTGTAACACATGGTGATAAGACGGTGTTGGAAATGATTGTGGGTGAGTTACGGAGAAATGGTTTTGACTTCGCGAAAGATCCACTGGCTCTCCAAAAGGTTGAGCAAGCCGTTGAGAGGGCAATAGCGCGAGGTTCAAGTACCATCAAGCTTAATCTGCCAGTTACTTCTGGTCCTGAAATGAGTATGACAGTCAGTTGGGGCACAAGTGATGGTTCCTTCTACGCGCGGTGTTGCCCAAGTAGTATTCGTCCCTGGTGA